AAGAATGGGCTGGCATTTACGTTTACGGACGGATGTGGCGGAAAACGAAACGCGACAGCCGCATCGGGTGCTGCTGGCATTCTCCCCACAGGCGGGAGAATGCTATAGCGATCGCTTAGTGATTCGTGGGCCAGACCAGAGCTATTCCGAAGCGTACACTGCGCTGACCCAGGCTTTTTATTTGTTTATGTAAAGGTTGTCGGGGGAAAGGATCGATGGGCCAGAGTGAGTGAGCAACTCCGGGTAATCCAGCGTGAAATGCAGCCCCCGGCTCTCCTTGCGCACCATCGCACAGCGAACAATCAACTCGGCAACCTGTACCAGATTACGCAGCTCCAGCAAATTATTTGATACGCGGAAATGGGCGTAATATTCGTCTATTTCCTGCTGAAGCATATTGATCCGCCGCAGGGCGCGTTCCAGACGTTTCGTTGTGCGCACAATGCCGACGTAATCCCACATAAACAGACGTAGCTCGTGCCAGTTATGTTGAATCACCACCAGTTCGTCAGGGTTCTCAACACGGCTTTCATCCCACGGCGGTAACGTACTGACGTCGTGGGCATAAGGCATACGCCTGGTAATATCCTCCGCCGCCGACCAGCCGTAAACCAGACACTCCAGTAATGAATTTGAGGCCATGCGGTTAGCGCCGTGTAAGCCGGTATAACTCACTTCGCCAATGGCGTACAAACCTTCGACGTCCGTACGCCCATGATCATCAACCATTACACCACCGCAGGTATAGTGTGCAGCAGGCACAATCGGCACAGGGCCTTTCGTGAGATCAATCCCCAGTCCCAATAACTTTTCATAAATCATCGGGAAATGCTGACGAATAAAATCGGCAGGCTTATGGCTGATGTCGAGATACATACAATCCGCACCGAGGCGTTTCATTTCATGATCAATAGCGCGGGCGACAATATCGCGCGGGGCCAGTTCGCCGCGCTCATCGAAATCGGGCATAAAACGCGTGCCATCCGGGCGCTTGAGATAAGCACCTTCGCCGCGCAGTGCTTCCGTTAACAGGAAATTTCGTGCCTGTGGGTGATAGAGCGCGGTAGGGTGAAACTGATTAAATTCGAGATTGGCGACCCGGCAGCCCGCGCGCCACGCCATAGCAATGCCATCGCCAGAAGAAATATCCGGATTGGTGGTGTACTGATAAACCTTCGACGCACCGCCGGTTGCCAGCACAACCGCTTTTGCGTGGCAGGTTTCAACCGTTTCTTTATTTCGGTTCCATACCCACGCGCCTACAACTCGTCGCGTGCCCGGCAGGCCAATTTTGTCAGAGACAATCAGATCAACCGCGTTGCTGCGCTCCAGCACGCGAATATTCGGATGGTTCTGCGCCTTGCTCACTAGTGTGGTTTCTACTTCTTTACCGGTGGCGTCCGCAGCATGAAGAATTCGTCGGTGACTATGTCCACCTTCACGGGTCAAATGGTAGCTTTCTTCGCCATTCGATTGAACGTGGGTATCAAACAACACCCCCTGGTCGATTAACCATT
The nucleotide sequence above comes from Escherichia coli. Encoded proteins:
- the nadB gene encoding L-aspartate oxidase; the protein is MNTLPEHSCDVLIIGSGAAGLSLALRLADRHHVIVLSKGPVTEGSTFYAQGGIAAVFDETDSIDSHVEDTMIAGAGICDRHAVEFVASNARSCVQWLIDQGVLFDTHVQSNGEESYHLTREGGHSHRRILHAADATGKEVETTLVSKAQNHPNIRVLERSNAVDLIVSDKIGLPGTRRVVGAWVWNRNKETVETCHAKAVVLATGGASKVYQYTTNPDISSGDGIAMAWRAGCRVANLEFNQFHPTALYHPQARNFLLTEALRGEGAYLKRPDGTRFMPDFDERGELAPRDIVARAIDHEMKRLGADCMYLDISHKPADFIRQHFPMIYEKLLGLGIDLTKGPVPIVPAAHYTCGGVMVDDHGRTDVEGLYAIGEVSYTGLHGANRMASNSLLECLVYGWSAAEDITRRMPYAHDVSTLPPWDESRVENPDELVVIQHNWHELRLFMWDYVGIVRTTKRLERALRRINMLQQEIDEYYAHFRVSNNLLELRNLVQVAELIVRCAMVRKESRGLHFTLDYPELLTHSGPSILSPDNLYINK